The window ATTTTGTCCTTTAATCATCAAGTAGCCCATTTCCGTTTCAAGGAGGAACTCTTCACTGTCAAAGCTTTCTACGTTCAAAACTCCGGAGATCTCCAAGAGCTTGCGATTCAGCATTTTAATTTCTTGCCGCTTATTCGTGTTTTTCACGGGTTCAATCATGGCCTGTACCCCTCCTTCATCTATCATTACGATATGGGAGGATGTCCTCTTTTAGAACCATGCATAGCTATCAATCAAATATAAAAATAGCCCAAGACCCCTATTCAGGAATCTCAGGCTATTTAACAACTTGCAGGGTTATTCGGATTGAAAAGCTTCTTCCTTGAGCAGCGTGTACATCTGAGCAGCGTCTTCCTTGCGGGTCGACTCCGACAGAACTTCCACTCGAATCGTCACTTTTTTCTGACCGAATTGAATAGAGAGCTCATCTCCGACTTTCACGTGTGTACTCGCTTTGGCATCTCTACCGTTAATCCAGACACGCCCTTGATCGGACACATCCTTCGCCACGGTGCGACGTTTAATGAGACGAGATACTTTGAGAAACTTATCGATACGCATTATTTTACAGCGTCTTTAAGCTTGTTGCCCGCTTTGAAAGCAGGAACATTGGATTCCGCGATCACGATTGGGTTGCCTGTTTGTGGGTTACGGCCTGTACGACCAGAACGTTTGCGAGTTTCGAATGTTCCGAAACCGATTAATTGAACTTTATCTCCGGATGAAAGAGCGTCCGTTACTTCACCAAGGAATCCGTTAAGTACAACTTCAACGTCTTTCTTAGTAAGTCCGCTTTTTTCTGCAATGTTGTTGATCAAATCTGTTTTGTTCATGTGGTTTCTTTACCTCCCAAAAATGTTTGAAGATCTAGTCTTCTACTATGTAGCCATTTTGCAAAGCTGAGAGACTTTGAATTTTTTTCAAAGATCTCTATCTTATATTTCCATATTCAACCTTACACCAAATCTAGTATTCTGCTTTTTTCGGCAAAATCCTTCTAACTCTGGCCAAGTTTTGCAACTTTTTTTGCTTCTTGCCATAAATTTTCCATCTCTGATAATTCAGTTTGTTCAAAAGAAAGCCCTCTTAAACGTAGCTGATCTTCAATATACGAAAATCTTTGGATGAATTTGCGGTTCGTCTGCGCGATCGCCTCTTCCGGATCAACCTTCAGAAATCTAGCGACATTGACGATCGAGAAAAGGACGTCTCCCAGCTCCTCGAGCCGATCTTGAGCCCCTACATCGGATGGATTAGCGATGGCTTCGCGAAGCTCAGTCAACTCTTCTTCCACCTTATTCAGGACATCCTCGAGCTCTGACCAGTCAAAACCAACTGTCGCCGCCTTCTTCTGAAGCTTCAGCGCCTTCATAAGGCCTGGCAGCTCGCGTGGCACACCGTCCAGTACGGATTGCTTCGTGACATCAATGCCTTTCTTACGCTTCTCCTCCGCCTTCATGGCATTCCAGTTCACAAGAGCTTCGTCGGCATCCTCAGCCTTGTTCTCACCGAATACATGAGGATGACGGCGGATGAGTTTCTCATTCAATGTGGCGATGACATCATAAACGGTGAACGTGCCAATTTCCTCTTCCATCTGCGCATGCAGCATCACTTGTAAAAGCAGATCGCCGAGTTCCTCACACATATGCTCCGGATCGTCTTCGTCTATTGTTTCAAGAACCTCATACGCTTCCTCGATGAGATTTTTGCGCAGGCTGGCATGCGTCTGCTCACGATCCCAGGGGCAGCCTTCCGGGCTGCGCAGGATTTGAACAATTTCATGCAATCGGCCAAAAGTGCGGTAATAATCTTCATCCTTTTCACTTTTCGGCACCCAGACAAGGGAAAGATTGCCGTACCCCTTCACATGATCAAGCTCATGCAGGGGGACCTCGATAATCTGTTCCTCTCCAGCCACACCCAAGGAATGACCAACGACAACACGGTAATCATCCGAATAAGCATCCATGAGGCTAATCTTAAGATCTGATGCCGTAAGACTATCATACACTTGTCCAATAACCGTATGAAGCTGCGGATTAAGAGTATAACGGCTCAGGCTTGTCGCGTCAAGCAATTGAAAGCCATCAATCGGGTCAAAACCAAAACGTAGAAACGCCTGATCCAGAAAACTCTCCCCGCCGATGATTTGGAGCGAAATGCCCTCAGACGGACAGCGTTGTTTCAGAAGCTGCACCGTGTATTCAGCCACCATCGGATGGCCTGGCACCGCATAAATAACCTCAGAAGATTGCGTCATGGCGGATTGGATGAGCGCCTCTGCGATCGATTCGTACACTTGTTCGAAGGTTTGGTGCGCTAGGTAATTCTCATCAAACGTTTGGTAAGGAATCTGGTTCGTATCCAGCATCTGAACCATCGGGTGATCCAGCGTTCGCAGGTATAGCACGGCTTGCTCCTTGGCAGCCACTTGCAGCTTTTTCCAGACACCTAGTGTAAGCTGGTCTTCGTCTCCCGTTCCGAGTCCGAGGACGGTTATTTGCAGGTTAGTTGACATGTAGGAAACACCTCCTGATTAATGGTTAACTGCTGTGTGTAAGGTAAAAAATATTTGAACACTTGCAGGGAACATGAGGACACTTGAACCGTTTTCTGGGGCTTCTACATGTCAGTCAAAGTTGTGAACTCCAGTTTTCGTTTATAAAGTCATTGCTAGTACATGTAAATGAGCATCCGTGGTTACCAATGTTGTATTTTCTGCAACTATTCCCACTCCAAAAGGCCATTTGTCATGTTCAAGTTGTAGTTTGTACAACATTTCGAACCCATTTGTTGCTAAATAGCCTGTATAGGGCCTAAATTATTGTACATTATGCAACATCGGAGGGAAAGAGGCGGGATCTAGGCAGACATTGTTGCACTTTCTACAACATCTTCAACCGAG is drawn from Paenibacillus sp. V4I7 and contains these coding sequences:
- the yabP gene encoding sporulation protein YabP, producing MIEPVKNTNKRQEIKMLNRKLLEISGVLNVESFDSEEFLLETEMGYLMIKGQNLHIKNLSLEQGLVAIEGIIHELAYVDGNTQEKSKGFLGKLFK
- a CDS encoding RNA-binding S4 domain-containing protein produces the protein MRIDKFLKVSRLIKRRTVAKDVSDQGRVWINGRDAKASTHVKVGDELSIQFGQKKVTIRVEVLSESTRKEDAAQMYTLLKEEAFQSE
- a CDS encoding HU family DNA-binding protein is translated as MNKTDLINNIAEKSGLTKKDVEVVLNGFLGEVTDALSSGDKVQLIGFGTFETRKRSGRTGRNPQTGNPIVIAESNVPAFKAGNKLKDAVK
- the mazG gene encoding nucleoside triphosphate pyrophosphohydrolase, whose protein sequence is MSTNLQITVLGLGTGDEDQLTLGVWKKLQVAAKEQAVLYLRTLDHPMVQMLDTNQIPYQTFDENYLAHQTFEQVYESIAEALIQSAMTQSSEVIYAVPGHPMVAEYTVQLLKQRCPSEGISLQIIGGESFLDQAFLRFGFDPIDGFQLLDATSLSRYTLNPQLHTVIGQVYDSLTASDLKISLMDAYSDDYRVVVGHSLGVAGEEQIIEVPLHELDHVKGYGNLSLVWVPKSEKDEDYYRTFGRLHEIVQILRSPEGCPWDREQTHASLRKNLIEEAYEVLETIDEDDPEHMCEELGDLLLQVMLHAQMEEEIGTFTVYDVIATLNEKLIRRHPHVFGENKAEDADEALVNWNAMKAEEKRKKGIDVTKQSVLDGVPRELPGLMKALKLQKKAATVGFDWSELEDVLNKVEEELTELREAIANPSDVGAQDRLEELGDVLFSIVNVARFLKVDPEEAIAQTNRKFIQRFSYIEDQLRLRGLSFEQTELSEMENLWQEAKKVAKLGQS